Proteins encoded within one genomic window of Halorussus salilacus:
- a CDS encoding small ribosomal subunit Rsm22 family protein, which translates to MTDERRERIRENAKYLRNVRPVDPGEVAEYVEGRPHPAVVRRILREEAFSLGLVEREDGTFEPVSEEAVTPTFRGVESFPTEYARELEDLLVERFGANWQRDESGDRLRETIRKLKEDYFRNNPVEYDGLAALGYALYHLPDNYAVVQYVLHELAEKGLLGRKLRILDVGAGVGGPALGVHDYLPDEALVEYRAVEPSAAAEVFDRVVSATGRNFHTTLVRETAEGFDPGEGEEYDLILFANVLNELDDPEAVVGRYLEYLADDGALVAIEPADRETAIGLREVERALVDDAGVAGVYSPTLRLWPGERPTDRGWSFEVKPDLAVPHFQRRLDEAGGATGEFVNVDVQYSYAILRTDGERRVEFTGDPERSAKMAEMDRHVTRRIDLVAVKLSRSLAEGERNPVFKVSDGSESTDHFAVLTTETGLNRGLLEAEYGDLLSFEQVLVLWNDDENAYNLVVDEDTVVDRIPAPV; encoded by the coding sequence ATGACCGACGAGCGACGCGAGCGCATCCGCGAGAACGCGAAGTACCTCCGGAACGTCCGACCCGTCGACCCCGGGGAGGTCGCCGAGTACGTCGAGGGGCGGCCCCACCCCGCGGTCGTTCGCCGAATCCTCCGCGAGGAGGCGTTCTCGCTCGGACTCGTCGAGCGCGAGGACGGCACCTTCGAACCCGTTTCGGAGGAGGCGGTGACCCCGACCTTCCGGGGCGTCGAGTCGTTCCCGACCGAGTACGCCCGGGAACTCGAGGACCTGCTGGTCGAGCGGTTCGGCGCGAACTGGCAGCGCGACGAGTCGGGCGACCGACTCCGCGAGACCATCCGAAAGCTCAAGGAGGACTACTTCCGGAACAACCCGGTCGAGTACGACGGCCTCGCGGCGCTCGGGTACGCGCTCTACCACCTGCCCGACAACTACGCCGTCGTCCAGTACGTCCTCCACGAACTCGCCGAGAAGGGCCTGCTCGGCCGCAAGCTCCGGATTCTGGACGTGGGCGCGGGCGTCGGCGGTCCCGCGCTCGGGGTCCACGACTACCTGCCAGACGAGGCCCTCGTCGAGTACCGCGCGGTCGAACCCAGCGCCGCCGCCGAGGTGTTCGACCGCGTCGTGTCGGCGACCGGCCGGAACTTCCACACGACGCTCGTGCGCGAGACCGCCGAGGGGTTCGACCCCGGGGAGGGCGAAGAGTACGACCTCATCCTGTTCGCCAACGTCCTCAACGAACTCGACGACCCCGAGGCGGTCGTCGGCCGATACCTCGAGTACCTTGCCGACGACGGCGCGCTCGTCGCCATCGAACCCGCCGACCGCGAGACCGCCATCGGCCTCCGGGAGGTCGAGCGCGCACTCGTGGACGACGCCGGGGTCGCGGGCGTCTACTCGCCGACCCTCCGGCTCTGGCCGGGCGAACGCCCGACCGACCGCGGGTGGTCGTTCGAGGTGAAACCCGACTTGGCGGTCCCCCACTTCCAGCGCCGACTCGACGAGGCCGGGGGCGCGACCGGCGAGTTCGTGAACGTCGACGTGCAGTACTCCTACGCCATCCTCCGGACCGACGGCGAGCGCCGGGTCGAGTTCACCGGGGACCCGGAGCGGTCGGCGAAGATGGCCGAGATGGACCGCCACGTCACCCGGCGCATCGACCTCGTGGCGGTGAAGCTCAGCCGGTCGCTCGCTGAGGGCGAGCGCAACCCCGTGTTCAAGGTGAGCGACGGGAGCGAATCGACCGACCACTTCGCGGTGCTGACCACCGAGACCGGGCTGAACCGGGGGCTCCTGGAGGCCGAGTACGGCGACCTGCTCTCGTTCGAGCAGGTGCTGGTCCTCTGGAACGACGACGAGAACGCCTACAACCTCGTCGTGGACGAGGATACGGTGGTCGACCGGATTCCAGCGCCGGTGTAG
- a CDS encoding prephenate dehydrogenase/arogenate dehydrogenase family protein, protein MNALVVGAGEMGRWFGRLAAAELDAAVAFADADPAVASDAAASLATARAVPVSTDERFDAVCIAVPISAAEEAIAEHAPKAERALLDVTGEMARPVAAMAEAAPDRERVSLHPLFSATSAPGNVAVVADASGPITAAILDALRERGNAVVETTPEEHDEAMATVQSRAHAAVLAFALAADEVPEGLATPVFEDLSALVERVTGNSPGVYAEIQEAFGGADAVADAAARLAAADSEAFEELYREAGE, encoded by the coding sequence ATGAACGCACTCGTCGTCGGGGCGGGCGAGATGGGCCGGTGGTTCGGCCGACTCGCGGCCGCGGAACTCGACGCGGCGGTCGCGTTCGCCGACGCCGACCCCGCGGTCGCGAGCGACGCGGCCGCGTCGCTCGCGACCGCCCGCGCGGTCCCGGTCTCGACCGACGAGCGATTCGACGCGGTCTGCATCGCAGTCCCCATCTCGGCGGCCGAGGAGGCAATCGCGGAACACGCCCCGAAGGCCGAGCGCGCCCTGCTCGACGTGACCGGCGAGATGGCCCGACCCGTGGCCGCGATGGCCGAGGCCGCGCCCGACCGCGAGCGCGTCAGCCTCCACCCCCTCTTCTCGGCGACCAGCGCGCCGGGCAACGTCGCGGTCGTCGCCGACGCGTCGGGGCCGATTACTGCCGCGATTCTGGACGCCCTCCGCGAGCGGGGCAACGCCGTCGTGGAGACGACGCCCGAGGAGCACGACGAGGCGATGGCGACCGTCCAGTCGCGCGCCCACGCCGCCGTCCTCGCGTTCGCGCTGGCGGCCGACGAGGTGCCCGAGGGACTCGCGACCCCCGTCTTCGAGGACCTCTCGGCGCTGGTCGAGCGAGTGACCGGGAACTCGCCCGGCGTGTACGCCGAGATTCAGGAGGCGTTCGGCGGGGCCGACGCGGTCGCCGACGCCGCCGCCAGACTCGCGGCGGCCGATTCGGAGGCGTTCGAGGAACTCTACCGGGAGGCCGGAGAATGA
- a CDS encoding GNAT family N-acetyltransferase, whose protein sequence is MSAEADEADSSGDGTEHVPAGSEPAEPFPTPPRRFGDREDRTLRLGVSHDSAALSAMYDDFGVADRAQGIPPADPDRRRRWLDRIAQGIEVVAWHGDDAVGHGVLLAGGPGHELALFVHPEYRGAGVGTALARTLLGRGREAGVERVWLSVRRGNRAAVRLYRRVGFAPTGDAAGELEMTRRLG, encoded by the coding sequence GCTGGCAGCGAACCCGCCGAACCGTTTCCGACGCCGCCCCGGCGGTTCGGCGACCGCGAGGACCGGACGCTCCGACTGGGAGTATCCCACGACAGCGCCGCGCTGTCGGCGATGTACGACGACTTCGGCGTGGCCGACCGCGCGCAGGGGATTCCGCCCGCCGACCCCGACCGGCGGCGTCGCTGGCTCGACCGCATCGCTCAGGGAATCGAGGTCGTCGCCTGGCACGGCGACGACGCCGTGGGCCACGGCGTCCTGCTCGCGGGCGGCCCCGGCCACGAACTCGCGCTGTTCGTCCATCCCGAGTACCGCGGGGCGGGTGTGGGGACCGCCCTCGCCCGGACGCTGCTCGGCCGCGGTCGGGAGGCGGGCGTCGAGCGCGTCTGGCTGTCGGTCCGGCGCGGGAACCGCGCGGCTGTTCGGCTCTACCGGCGCGTCGGGTTCGCCCCGACCGGCGACGCCGCGGGCGAACTGGAGATGACGCGCCGACTCGGGTGA